Proteins from a genomic interval of Providencia stuartii:
- the znuA gene encoding zinc ABC transporter substrate-binding protein ZnuA: protein MIHKSQFNARQFIIGMATASLLTTTMATVAKADVVTSIRPLAFIAAGIADGVTETQVLLPDGASPHDYALKPSDLKKIKQADLFVWIGPDMEMFLDKPLKTLPQNKRLALAEQENIIPLLMKDNEEDEQGHDHGDEANHDEDHEHHHHGEYNMHIWLSPEIAKQAALDIHDRLVVLYPDQKEKLDVNLRKFNEKMTQNDKNIVNILEPAKNKGYFVFHDAYGYFEKHYRLAPLGHFTINPEIQPGAQKLHKIRTQLVEHKAQCVFAEPQFRPAVIESVAKNTGVKMGTLDPLGSGLEIGPDSYMQFLMQLSKQYASCLN from the coding sequence ATGATACATAAATCTCAATTCAATGCCCGACAATTTATTATAGGAATGGCGACGGCTTCACTACTGACGACAACGATGGCAACGGTCGCAAAAGCGGATGTTGTGACCTCCATCCGACCACTTGCTTTTATCGCAGCAGGCATCGCTGATGGCGTGACAGAGACGCAAGTATTACTCCCCGATGGTGCTTCACCGCATGATTATGCACTTAAACCGTCTGATTTAAAAAAAATTAAACAGGCAGACTTATTCGTTTGGATAGGTCCCGATATGGAAATGTTTTTAGATAAGCCACTCAAGACATTACCGCAGAATAAACGTCTAGCGCTGGCTGAACAGGAAAATATCATCCCATTGTTAATGAAGGATAATGAAGAAGACGAACAGGGGCATGACCATGGCGATGAAGCTAATCATGATGAGGATCACGAACATCATCATCATGGTGAGTATAATATGCATATTTGGCTGTCACCAGAGATTGCAAAACAGGCTGCATTAGATATTCACGATCGTTTGGTAGTGCTTTATCCTGACCAAAAAGAGAAGCTGGACGTAAACCTTCGTAAATTCAATGAAAAAATGACGCAAAATGATAAGAATATTGTTAATATTTTAGAGCCAGCCAAAAACAAGGGCTATTTTGTTTTTCACGATGCTTATGGCTACTTTGAAAAACACTATCGGTTAGCTCCACTGGGGCATTTTACGATAAACCCGGAAATTCAGCCTGGTGCACAGAAATTACATAAAATACGAACTCAATTGGTTGAGCATAAAGCACAATGTGTTTTTGCTGAACCTCAATTCAGGCCAGCCGTCATAGAGAGTGTTGCTAAGAATACGGGAGTCAAAATGGGAACTCTCGACCCGCTAGGTAGCGGGCTGGAAATAGGCCCAGATAGCTATATGCAGTTTTTAATGCAACTGTCGAAGCAATACGCGAGCTGCCTGAATTAA
- the znuC gene encoding zinc ABC transporter ATP-binding protein ZnuC: MQPLLNLNKISVSFGEKQVLKEVSFSLNKGDIITLLGPNGAGKSTIVRVVLGLLAPTSGTIERAKALSIGYVPQKLHLDATLPLTVKRFLMLKPKVRTEQLLPALERVKATHLLSQPMQKLSGGETQRVLLARALLNEPDLLVLDEPAQGVDVNGQVALYDLINQLRTELGCAVLMVSHDLHLVMAKTDKVLCINGHICCSGTPDVVSNHPEFVAMFGYRGASQLGVYRHHHNHQHDLEGNVVTTHTHNKECQHD; the protein is encoded by the coding sequence ATGCAACCATTACTGAATTTAAATAAAATTTCTGTTTCCTTTGGCGAAAAGCAAGTGCTGAAAGAGGTGAGTTTCTCACTTAATAAAGGCGATATTATTACCTTATTAGGCCCTAATGGTGCCGGTAAATCGACGATTGTTAGGGTTGTGCTTGGCCTTCTCGCACCAACCTCAGGAACCATTGAACGAGCAAAAGCACTGTCTATTGGTTATGTGCCACAAAAACTACATTTAGATGCCACATTACCATTAACGGTTAAACGCTTTTTGATGTTAAAGCCGAAAGTGCGTACAGAACAATTACTACCCGCTCTCGAACGCGTCAAAGCAACGCACTTACTGAGTCAACCTATGCAAAAGTTGTCAGGTGGTGAAACACAACGTGTATTACTTGCCCGCGCGTTACTCAATGAACCCGACCTTCTGGTACTCGATGAACCCGCTCAAGGCGTTGATGTGAATGGTCAGGTCGCTCTTTATGATTTAATCAATCAGTTGCGTACTGAGCTGGGTTGTGCGGTATTAATGGTGTCACATGACCTTCATTTGGTGATGGCAAAAACAGATAAAGTGTTATGCATCAATGGCCATATTTGCTGCTCAGGCACCCCTGACGTTGTGTCAAATCACCCGGAATTTGTCGCTATGTTTGGTTATCGTGGCGCCTCGCAACTAGGCGTTTACCGCCATCATCACAATCACCAACATGATTTAGAAGGTAATGTCGTAACAACGCATACCCACAACAAGGAATGTCAACATGATTGA
- the znuB gene encoding zinc ABC transporter permease subunit ZnuB gives MIELLLPGWIAGMLLAIAAGPLGSFVVWRRMSYFGDTLAHASLLGVAFGLLFNINPFYAVIAVTLLLSLILVWLERRPQLAVDTLLGIMAHSALSLGLVVVSLMANVRVDLMAYLFGDLLSVTYDDIITILIGVIVVCGLLFWRWRSLLSMTVNQELAFVDGVDIQRLRLLLMLVTALTIGIAMKFVGALIITSLLIIPAATARRFARTPEQMAVVAILIGMLSVTGGLAFSAFYDTPAGPSVVLTAAILFAVSLLAKVKN, from the coding sequence ATGATTGAGTTGCTTCTACCCGGCTGGATTGCTGGCATGCTACTCGCCATTGCCGCGGGCCCACTCGGATCATTTGTCGTATGGCGTCGTATGTCCTATTTTGGTGACACACTTGCCCATGCGTCTCTATTAGGTGTTGCGTTCGGTTTATTATTTAATATCAATCCATTCTATGCCGTCATTGCTGTCACCTTACTGTTATCGTTGATCTTGGTCTGGCTGGAGCGCCGACCTCAGCTCGCTGTTGATACTTTATTAGGTATCATGGCCCATAGCGCTCTGTCACTGGGATTGGTCGTGGTCAGTCTAATGGCTAATGTCCGTGTTGATTTAATGGCCTATTTGTTTGGCGACCTACTCTCGGTAACTTACGATGATATTATCACTATCTTGATTGGCGTGATTGTCGTGTGTGGATTACTATTTTGGCGATGGCGTTCGTTGTTATCTATGACGGTCAATCAAGAGCTTGCTTTTGTTGATGGAGTCGATATTCAACGTCTTCGTCTGTTATTGATGTTAGTCACCGCATTAACTATTGGTATTGCGATGAAGTTTGTTGGGGCATTAATCATTACATCTTTATTAATTATCCCAGCAGCAACGGCTCGACGTTTTGCTCGCACACCTGAACAAATGGCCGTTGTGGCAATTTTGATTGGAATGTTATCTGTAACAGGGGGCTTAGCTTTCTCTGCCTTTTACGATACCCCTGCGGGCCCTTCCGTGG